Within the Mumia flava genome, the region CGCTGTCGTACAACCTGCTGCTCGGCACCGCGGGCCTGCTGTCGTTCGGACACGCGCTCGCGTTCGGCGCCGGCGCGTACGGGCTCGGGATCGTCCTCGAGCGGACCGGTCTGCCGCTGTGGGCCGCGCTGGTCGTGAGCCTCGTCGCCGCGCTCGTGCTGGCGCAGGTCACCGGCGCGATCAGCCTGCGGGTCGACGGGATCCCCTTCGCGATGGTCACGCTCGCCTTCGCGCAGGCCGGATCGGTGCTGGTCCGGCGCAACCCCGGTGACAGCACCGGCGGCGACGAGGGCCTGCGCCTGGACTCCGACCAGGTGCCGGGCTGGATGGTCGGTGTCGACAACACACGCAACCTCTACTGGCTGGCGCTGCTCGTCCTCGTCGTCGTGTACGGCGTGGTGCTCTGGATCGACCGCTCCCGCGTCGGGCACGTCGCCGCGGCGGCGCGCGAGAACGAGCTGCGGGTCCGGGTCCTCGGACTCACCCCGTACGCCGCGCGGCTCGTCGTGTTCACCACCGCCGGTGTGCTCGCCGCGCTCGCCGGTGCGCTCTACCTGCTGCTCCAGAGCGGCGCCGTCCCGCACGTCGTGTCCGCGGACCTCACGATCACGGTGCTGGTGATGGTGGTCCTGGGCGGAGTCGGGGCACGATGGGGTGTGATCGTCGGAGCCGTGCTCTACACGCTGCTCAACCAGCGCCTCGCGATCGTCGCCCACTCCGACGCCGTCGAGTCGCTGCCGGACGTGCTGCGCGTGCCCCTGTCGGAGCCGATGTTCATCCTCGGGACGTTGTTCATCCTGGTGGTGATGTTCGCCCCCGGCGGCATCGCCGGCGCGGCCGGTGCGCTGACCCGGCAGCGACGGTCGGGACCGGACGCCGCCGCCGCGTCCGCGGCCGGGGCCGCCCGGCGCGAAGCCCGCGCGCACCTCGAGGACGCCGACTCCGAGACGCCGGCCGAGGTCCGCCGATGAGTCCGACGCACACCGAGCTCGACGTCGACGCGACCGGGGCGCACACGATCGGCCGCTGGCTGGCCGATCGCGCGGCCCGTACGCCCGACGCGACCGCGATCGACTACCTCGGCGTGACCGCGAGCTACACGGAGCTCGACCGGCGCTCGCGTGACCTCGCCGCGGCGCTGCTGCGGTCGGGCTACCGCGCCGGCGACCGGGTGGCGACGGTGACGGGCAACTCCCCCGACCACGTCGTCGCGTTCTTCGCCTGTGCCCATGCCGGGCTCGCGCTGGTCCCGATGTCGTGGCGGTCCTCGCCCCGCGAGCTCGAGCAGCTGCTCACGACCGCGCAGCCGTCGCTGGTGCTGTACGAGGACGAGTACTCGGCGCTGGCGCACGACGCCGTACGCCGGCTCGGGACCTCCGTGCCGACCGCGATGCTCGGGCCGACCGGGGTGGAGACCGACGTCCCCACCCCTGCCGGCGCGGCGACCACCCCGGGGACCAGGCCTCCCTCGGACACCGACCCGCTGCTGGTGATCTTCACCTCCGGCAGCACCGGCTCGGCCAAGGGTGTCGTCCTGAGCCACGAGGCGTGCTTCTGGAACAACCTCGCGCTCGGCCAGGCCGTCGAGCTGACGTCGAGCGACGTGGTGCTGGTGACGCTTCCGCAGTTCCACGTCGCCGCCTGGAACATCCAGCCGCTGCTCGCCTGGCGCGCCGGCGCCCGGGTGGTGCTGGAGCGGTCCTTCCAGCCCGGCCGGGTGCTCCGGCTGATCGCCGAGCGCCGCGTGACGATGCTGATGGGTGTCCCCACCCAGTACCGGATGCTCGCGGACGACCCGGCCTTCGCGACCACCGACCTGTCCGGCCTGCGGGTCGCGATGGTCGGCGGCTCGCCGATGCCGACCGACCTGTGGCAGCGCTGGGCCGACCGCGGCGTCGCGATCACCCAGGGCTACGGCCTGACCGAGGCCGGCCCGAACGTGCTCGTGCTCCACCCCGGCGACGCCCCGGCGCACCCGGGCGCCGTCGGGCGCCCGTACCCGTACGTCGAGGTCGCCCTGCGCGACCCGGCCACCGGCGCCCACCTGTCCGGCGCCGCGACCGGCGAGCTGTGCGTGCGCGGGCCGAGCACCTTCACCGAGTACCTCCACGCGCCCGCGCCCACCGCCGCCGCGTTCGACGCCGGATGGCTGCGCACCGGCGACCTGGCCGAGCGGGACGCCGACGGGTTCTACCGGATCGTGGACCGGCTCAAGGACGTCTACATCAGCGGCGGCGAGAACATCGCGCCCGCCGAGATCGAGCAGGCGATCGTCGAGCATCCGCTGGTCGCCGAGGTCGCGGTCGTCGGTGTCCCCGACGACGTCTGGGGCGAGGTGGGCGCCGCGTTCGTCGTGCCGCGCTCGGGCGCCGCACTGTCGCCCGACGAGATCCGCACGTACCTGCGCGGTGCGCTCGCGGCGTTCAAGATCCCGAAGTACGTGCACGTCCACGACGCGCTCCCACGGACGGCCCTGGGCAAGGTCGTACGCCCGCGGTTGCGCGACCTGGCCCACGGCAGTGCAGCCGACGCACGACCCGCCGACCCACGAGCAGAGGACGACGCCGATGAGCGCAGCTGAAGACTTCGGCCTGGAGGACGTCGAGCCGGCGTCGTCGGCGGCCGGCAAGCCGCTGACCAAGCGTGGTGCCGCCACGCGGACCAAGCTGCTGGAGGCAGCCGAGCACGTCTTCGCCGACCTCGGCTACCACGAGGCGTCGATCGTGAAGATCACGGAGCGCGCCGGGATCGGGCTCGGCACCTTCTATCTGTACTTCGACAGCAAGCAGGCGATCTTCGAGGCGCTGGTCGTCGACCTGAACCGCCGCGTACGGCACTCCATGGCGGAGGCGATGGAGGGCGCCCCGAACCGGATCGAGGCGGAGCGGGCCGGGTTCGCCGGGTTCTTCCGTTTCACCGCGCAGCACCCCGCGCTGTACCGGGTGGTGCGCGAGGCGGAGTTCGTCTCGCCCGAGATGCTGCGGCTTCACTACACCCGGATCGTCGAGGGCTACCGCGCCGGCCTGGAGAAGGCGCGCGCGGCCGGCGAGGTCCGCGACGTCGACCCGGAGGTCACCGCCTGGGCGCTGATGGGGCTCGGCGAGCTGCTCGGGATGCGCTACATCCTGTGGGAGCGCGACGCCGACGGCAACCGGCCCGAGGCCATGCCCGCCGCGGTCTTCGAGCAGATGATCCAGTTCATCAACCACGGCCTCGCGCCGCGGGAGGAGCAGTGATGAGCCAGCACACCGACGCCCCCGGCGGCGACGCCCTGCGCGGCCGGCGCGCGCTGGTCACCGGCGGGGCGAGCGGCATCGGGCTCGCCTGCGTCCACGCGCTCGCCGAGCGGGGTGCGCACGTGGTCGTCGCCGACGTCGACGGCGACGCGGCGAAGCGTACGGCCGAGTCCGTCGGCGGCGAGGACTGGGTCGTGGACCTGTCGGACACCACCGCGCTCGACGACCTCACCCTCGACGTGGACGTCCTGGTGAACAACGCCGGCCTCCAGCGGGTCAGCCCGATCACCGAGCTCGCGCCCGACGACTTCCGGCTGATCCAGCGGGTGATGGTGGAGGCGCCGTTCCTGCTGGCCCGCGCGGCGCTGCCCGGGATGTACGAGCGCGGCTGGGGCCGGGTGATCAACGTCTCGAGCGTCCACGGCCTGCGCGCCAGCGCGTACAAGTCCGCCTACGTCACCGCGAAGCACGCCCTCGAGGGGCTCTCGAAGGTCGTCGCCCTGGAGGGCGGCGAGCACGGCGTGACGAGCAACTGCGTCAACCCCGCGTACGTCCGCACGCCGCTGGTGGAGAAGCAGATCGCGGACCAGGCGCGTGTGCACGGGATCGACGAGGACGAGGTGGTCGCGAAGATCATGCTGACCGAGACCGCGGTGAAGCGCCTCGTGGAGCCGGAGGAGGTCGCGGCGCTGGTGTGCTGGCTCGCGTCCGACGAGGCCGGGATGGTCACCGGCGCCGCGTACACCATGGACGGCGGGTGGACCGCGCGATGACCGGCACCTACCGTACGCACCTGGTCGGTGTCGACGGCGGCGCGCTGCACGTCGGCGAGTGGGGCGCCGAGCTGCCGGTGGACGCGCCGACCGCGCTGCTCGTGCACGGCGTCACGGCCTCGCACCGCTCCTGGACGTGGCTCGCCGGGCAGCTGCCCGGCGTCCGGCTGATCGCCCCCGACCTCCGCGGGCGCGGTCGCAGCAACAGCGTCCGCGGACCCGCCGGGATGGCGGCCCACGCCGACGACCTCGCGCGGGTCCTCGAGGCGTTCGGAGTCGATCGTACGGTCGTGGTCGGGCACTCGATGGGCGCCTTCGTGACCGCTGTGCTGGGCCACCGGCATCCCGACCGGGTCGCGCGCCAGGTCTTCCTCGACGGCGGGTTCCCACTCGACGTGCCGGAGGGGCTCGACGCCGACCAGGTGATCGCGACGGTGCTCGGGCCGACGGCGGAGCGGCTCGCGATGACCTTCGCGAGCACCGAGGACTACCTCGCGTTCTGGCGGCGCCACCCGGCTTTCGCCTCGGACTGGGACGCGGCGCTGGAGGACTACTTCCGCTACGACCTGGTCGGCGAGGCGGGCGCGCTGCGTCCGTCGACGACCTATGCGACCACGGCGGAGGACACGATCGACCTGCACCGCGGGAACGCCCTGGTCGACGCGCTCGCGGCCCTGCGGCTGCCGACGCTGCTCGTCACGGCCGGGCGCGGGCTGCTGGACGAGGCGCCCGGGCTGTACGCGCCGGAGCGGACCGCCGCCCTGCTCGCGGGGCGCGACGGCGTCCGCCACGAGCACCTCGCGGAGCTCAACCACTACACGCTGGTGATGTCGGTTCCGGGCGCGGTCGCGATCGCGGGGCGGATCGAACGCGAGCTCGCCGCCGTCCCCGCCTGAGCGGTGCCGCACACTCCGCTGGTCGAGGCGCCGACGAGGAACGAGGAGGCGATCGGGACCCTGCAGGCCCCGACCGGGTCTCGATCGCTCGCTCCGCTCGCGCCTCGACCAGCGGATCAGGATGTGCCGGACCTCAGCTGAGCCAGTCGGTGATCGGGTCGATCGCGAAGTACACCGCGAACAGCGCCGCCACGACCCACATCAACGGGTGGACCTGCGCGGACTTGCCCCGCACGACCTTGATCACCACGTACGCGAGGAACCCGGCGCCGATGCCGACGCTGATCGAGTAGGTGAACGGCATCAGCGCGATCGTGAGGAACGCCGGGATCGCGAGCTCGATGTCGTTCCACGGGATGTCGGTCACCTGCTGCATCATCAGGAATCCGACGAGCACGAGCGCGGGCACGGCCGCCTCGTTCGGGATGTGACCGACGACCGGCGAGAAGATCGTCGCCAGCAGGAAGAGCAGTCCGGTCACGACGCTCGCGAGCCCGGTACGGGCGCCGTCGCCGACCCCCGAGGCGGACTCGACGTACGCCGTGTTGCTGGAGACGCTCGCGGCGCCGCCGGCGATCGCGCCGATCGAGTCGACGACGAGGATCCGCTGTGCGCCCTCGGGCGTCCCGTCGTCGTCGTTGAGCCCGGCCTCCGAACCGATCGCCGTCATCGTGCCCATCGTGTCGAAGAAGTCGGCGAGCAGCAGCGTGAAGATCAGCAGCACCGCGGTGACGAACCCGACCTCGCTGAACGAGCCGAGCAGGTTGAAGTCGCCCAGCAGCGAGAAGTCCGGCCAGTCGACCCAGGAGGTCGGCCACGAGGGGACGTTGAGGTTCCAGCCGGTCGAGGCCGGGTCGCCGTTCGACGGACCCGCGTCCGCGAACGTCTCCACCAGGACCGCGATCGCCGTGGTCGCGAGGATCCCGATCAGGATCGCGCCGCGCACGCCCCGGGCGTACAGCGCGACCATGATCAGCAGCCCGACGCAGAACACCAGCACCGGCCAGCCCGAGAGCGTGCCGCCGATGCCGAGCCCGACCGGCGGGGACGCGTTGCCGGTCGTCCTGACCACGCCCGCGTTGACGAGACCGACGAACGCGATGAACAGGCCGATGCCGACCGAGATCGCGGTCTTCATCGGCAGCGGGACGGCGTCGAAGACGGCCTTGCGGAACCCGGTGAGGACGAGGATCAGGATGATCACGCCTTCGATCACCACCAGGCCCATCGCATCCGCCCAGGTCATCTGGCTCGCGATCGAGTAGGCGACGAAGGCGTTCAGACCGAGTCCGGTCGCGATCGCGAGCGGGAAGTTCGCGTACAGGCCCATGAGGATGCTCATCACCCCGGCCACCAGAGCCGTCGCTGCCGCCACCAGCGCGAAGGCCTCGCCCTGAGTCCCGCCGCCGAGGTAGTTGCCGTCGACGTCCGGAACCCCGGCGATGATGATCGGGTTGAGCACGATGATGTACGCCATCGTGAAGAAGGTGACGACACCGCCTCGCACCTCGCGCGCGGGAGTCGATCCGCGCTGGCTGATCTTGAAGAAGCGGTCCAGCGTGCTGGTCGCCGTCTGGGTGGCCATGTGGCTCCTGTCGAAGCGGTGAAACGGGACGATTCCCCCGCCCGGTACTGTAAAGGCGTGGCTGCAGGGAAGCGAAAACTGACCTCGGACGCGTCGGGCCGATCCCGCGGCCGTCGTTCCGAGCGTCGCGCCCGACCCAGCGAGCCCACCCGCGCAGCAGGCCGTACGAGCGAGCCCGCGCCACCGGAGCAACCGCCCGCGCCGCACCCGGCCGAGCCGGCCGCACCACCGGCGTCGCCGTCGGAGACCGGGCCCGACGTCGCCCCTCCGTACGTCGGCCGCCGCCGCGCCCAGCCCGCGGTCGAGCCGGCACGCGAGGCTGCGCCCGAGCCGCCCCCCGAACCCCCCGGCCGACCCGGCCGGGCGCCCTGGTCCGCGGACGAGACACCGTCGGCGCCCGAGGCGGCCGCGCCACCGTCCGAGCCGGACGTGACGGGAGAGGCACCGGCAGCAGGGCACCGGCCCTCCCGCGACGAGCCGCCGACGGCCCGTCCCCGACGCGGCCACGGGCTCGACAAGCCCGAGGTCACCGAGCTGGAGATCGGGCACAGGATCCACAAGGTGGCCCCCGACGTCCAGCCGCTCGACGTCGACGGCGTCCGTACGATGGCCGTGGGGTCGGCGATCTGGCTCGCCCTCGGGCTGGGGATGCTCCCGTTCATGAGCACGCTCCAGGCGAACGGCACGATCTGGTGGCTCTGGACCTGCGTCGCCGGGTTCGGGCTCGGGCTGATGGGGGTCGAGTACTGCCGTCGCCGCCGTGCCGCCCTCGCCGACGCCGACTCCGAGGCCGACCCCGGACACGACGACGCCCGCTGAGCCACCGGCTCGGCGGGCGTCGCAGGCGTCCTCGGTCTCGTCAGACCGTGGACGGCTCCGGCTGGCCCTCCTCGGCGAGCTCGGCCGGCTCCTGCTTGCGGATCGTGGTCCGCAGGGGGACCTCCTTGATCAGCAGCACCGCGATCAGCGCGACCACCGCGACGCCGGCCGCGATCGCGAAGATCTCCGCCGTCGCGTCTCCGTAGGACGTGCGGACGAGCGTGGCGATCGGCGCGGGCATCGCATCGAAGTCGAGCGTGCCGCCGGCCGAGGCCGCCGCGCCCGGGTCGACTCCCAGCTTCGCGAGGCCGGACGCGATCCTGTCCTGCACGCCGGTCGCCAGGATCGCACCGAGCACGGAGACGCCGATCGTGCCGCCGAGGGATCGGAAGAACGCGACCGCGCCGGAGGTCACGCCGATCTCGGTGACGTCGACCGTGTTCTGGACGGCGAGCACGAGGTTCTGGAGCATCATGCCCATCCCCAGACCGACTGCGGCCATCCCGGTGTCGATCACGATCTGCGACGTGTCGTGATCGATCGTGCCGAGCACGAGCAGCCCGCTGATCAGCAGGACCGAGCCCGCGACCAGGAACCGCTTCCAGCGGCCGTACCGGGTGATCAGCTGACCCGACACCAGGGTGCCGACCAGCGACCCGCCCATCAGCGGGATCATCAGCAGCCCCGCCTCGGTCGGGGTGTGACCCTGGGCGACCTGGAGGTACTGGCCCAGGAACACCGAGCTCCCGAACATCGCGATCCCGACCGCCATGCTCGCCACGATCGCGAGGGTGGTCGTGCGGTCGCGGAAGACCTTCAGCGGGACGAGCGGCTCGTCGACGCGCGTCTCGACCCGGATCAGCGCGGCGACCGCGATCGCCGTACCGGCCCAGAACGCGGCGGTCTGCCACGAAAGCCAGGCGTAGGTGTCCCCGGCGAACGTGACCCACAGCAGCGGCAGGCTGGCGGCGATGGCGACCAGGATCGCGCCGGCGTAGTCGACCTTCACGTCACGCTTGAGCGTCTCGATCCTCAGGTAGCGCTGGAGCAGGACGAGGCTCACGACCGCGAACGGCACGCAGACGAAGAACGTCCAGCGCCAGCCGAGCCAGTCGGTGTCGACGATGATCCCGCCCACGAGCGGCCCGGACACCGTGGCCACGGCCATCGTGCCGCCGAGGTAGCCGCTGTAGCGGCCACGCTCGCGAGGGGTGACGATCGACCCGATGATCGCCTGCGTCAGCGCCGTCAGTCCGCCCATCGCCAGACCCTGGATCGCGCGGGCCGCGAGAAGCGTCTCGACGTTCTGCGCGAAGCCGGCGATCGTCGACCCGACCACGAACGTCACGATCGCGATCTGGACGAGCACCTTCTTGTTGAGCAGGTCGGCGAGCTTGGACCACACCGGGGTCGAGACGGTCATGGCGAGCAGGGCAGCG harbors:
- a CDS encoding class I adenylate-forming enzyme family protein, which gives rise to MSPTHTELDVDATGAHTIGRWLADRAARTPDATAIDYLGVTASYTELDRRSRDLAAALLRSGYRAGDRVATVTGNSPDHVVAFFACAHAGLALVPMSWRSSPRELEQLLTTAQPSLVLYEDEYSALAHDAVRRLGTSVPTAMLGPTGVETDVPTPAGAATTPGTRPPSDTDPLLVIFTSGSTGSAKGVVLSHEACFWNNLALGQAVELTSSDVVLVTLPQFHVAAWNIQPLLAWRAGARVVLERSFQPGRVLRLIAERRVTMLMGVPTQYRMLADDPAFATTDLSGLRVAMVGGSPMPTDLWQRWADRGVAITQGYGLTEAGPNVLVLHPGDAPAHPGAVGRPYPYVEVALRDPATGAHLSGAATGELCVRGPSTFTEYLHAPAPTAAAFDAGWLRTGDLAERDADGFYRIVDRLKDVYISGGENIAPAEIEQAIVEHPLVAEVAVVGVPDDVWGEVGAAFVVPRSGAALSPDEIRTYLRGALAAFKIPKYVHVHDALPRTALGKVVRPRLRDLAHGSAADARPADPRAEDDADERS
- a CDS encoding TetR/AcrR family transcriptional regulator translates to MSAAEDFGLEDVEPASSAAGKPLTKRGAATRTKLLEAAEHVFADLGYHEASIVKITERAGIGLGTFYLYFDSKQAIFEALVVDLNRRVRHSMAEAMEGAPNRIEAERAGFAGFFRFTAQHPALYRVVREAEFVSPEMLRLHYTRIVEGYRAGLEKARAAGEVRDVDPEVTAWALMGLGELLGMRYILWERDADGNRPEAMPAAVFEQMIQFINHGLAPREEQ
- a CDS encoding NCS2 family permease, whose protein sequence is MATQTATSTLDRFFKISQRGSTPAREVRGGVVTFFTMAYIIVLNPIIIAGVPDVDGNYLGGGTQGEAFALVAAATALVAGVMSILMGLYANFPLAIATGLGLNAFVAYSIASQMTWADAMGLVVIEGVIILILVLTGFRKAVFDAVPLPMKTAISVGIGLFIAFVGLVNAGVVRTTGNASPPVGLGIGGTLSGWPVLVFCVGLLIMVALYARGVRGAILIGILATTAIAVLVETFADAGPSNGDPASTGWNLNVPSWPTSWVDWPDFSLLGDFNLLGSFSEVGFVTAVLLIFTLLLADFFDTMGTMTAIGSEAGLNDDDGTPEGAQRILVVDSIGAIAGGAASVSSNTAYVESASGVGDGARTGLASVVTGLLFLLATIFSPVVGHIPNEAAVPALVLVGFLMMQQVTDIPWNDIELAIPAFLTIALMPFTYSISVGIGAGFLAYVVIKVVRGKSAQVHPLMWVVAALFAVYFAIDPITDWLS
- a CDS encoding 3-hydroxybutyrate dehydrogenase, which encodes MSQHTDAPGGDALRGRRALVTGGASGIGLACVHALAERGAHVVVADVDGDAAKRTAESVGGEDWVVDLSDTTALDDLTLDVDVLVNNAGLQRVSPITELAPDDFRLIQRVMVEAPFLLARAALPGMYERGWGRVINVSSVHGLRASAYKSAYVTAKHALEGLSKVVALEGGEHGVTSNCVNPAYVRTPLVEKQIADQARVHGIDEDEVVAKIMLTETAVKRLVEPEEVAALVCWLASDEAGMVTGAAYTMDGGWTAR
- a CDS encoding DUF2530 domain-containing protein; this translates as MAAGKRKLTSDASGRSRGRRSERRARPSEPTRAAGRTSEPAPPEQPPAPHPAEPAAPPASPSETGPDVAPPYVGRRRAQPAVEPAREAAPEPPPEPPGRPGRAPWSADETPSAPEAAAPPSEPDVTGEAPAAGHRPSRDEPPTARPRRGHGLDKPEVTELEIGHRIHKVAPDVQPLDVDGVRTMAVGSAIWLALGLGMLPFMSTLQANGTIWWLWTCVAGFGLGLMGVEYCRRRRAALADADSEADPGHDDAR
- a CDS encoding alpha/beta hydrolase; translation: MTGTYRTHLVGVDGGALHVGEWGAELPVDAPTALLVHGVTASHRSWTWLAGQLPGVRLIAPDLRGRGRSNSVRGPAGMAAHADDLARVLEAFGVDRTVVVGHSMGAFVTAVLGHRHPDRVARQVFLDGGFPLDVPEGLDADQVIATVLGPTAERLAMTFASTEDYLAFWRRHPAFASDWDAALEDYFRYDLVGEAGALRPSTTYATTAEDTIDLHRGNALVDALAALRLPTLLVTAGRGLLDEAPGLYAPERTAALLAGRDGVRHEHLAELNHYTLVMSVPGAVAIAGRIERELAAVPA
- a CDS encoding MDR family MFS transporter, which gives rise to MSATTAPPSGEQQLSHRAILEVMVGLLAALFTAILASTIVSNALPTIIGELNGTQSQYTWVVTAALLAMTVSTPVWSKLADLLNKKVLVQIAIVTFVVGSTIAGFAQNVETLLAARAIQGLAMGGLTALTQAIIGSIVTPRERGRYSGYLGGTMAVATVSGPLVGGIIVDTDWLGWRWTFFVCVPFAVVSLVLLQRYLRIETLKRDVKVDYAGAILVAIAASLPLLWVTFAGDTYAWLSWQTAAFWAGTAIAVAALIRVETRVDEPLVPLKVFRDRTTTLAIVASMAVGIAMFGSSVFLGQYLQVAQGHTPTEAGLLMIPLMGGSLVGTLVSGQLITRYGRWKRFLVAGSVLLISGLLVLGTIDHDTSQIVIDTGMAAVGLGMGMMLQNLVLAVQNTVDVTEIGVTSGAVAFFRSLGGTIGVSVLGAILATGVQDRIASGLAKLGVDPGAAASAGGTLDFDAMPAPIATLVRTSYGDATAEIFAIAAGVAVVALIAVLLIKEVPLRTTIRKQEPAELAEEGQPEPSTV
- a CDS encoding branched-chain amino acid ABC transporter permease encodes the protein MSLLNRTKPLLVAVVAIAVMAVLPLLNLSIPGVLPTPTYQPGALSLLALCMVFAAFALSYNLLLGTAGLLSFGHALAFGAGAYGLGIVLERTGLPLWAALVVSLVAALVLAQVTGAISLRVDGIPFAMVTLAFAQAGSVLVRRNPGDSTGGDEGLRLDSDQVPGWMVGVDNTRNLYWLALLVLVVVYGVVLWIDRSRVGHVAAAARENELRVRVLGLTPYAARLVVFTTAGVLAALAGALYLLLQSGAVPHVVSADLTITVLVMVVLGGVGARWGVIVGAVLYTLLNQRLAIVAHSDAVESLPDVLRVPLSEPMFILGTLFILVVMFAPGGIAGAAGALTRQRRSGPDAAAASAAGAARREARAHLEDADSETPAEVRR